The following proteins come from a genomic window of Pseudomonas putida:
- the orn gene encoding oligoribonuclease has product MQNPQNLIWIDLEMTGLDPDSDVIIEMATIVTDSELNTLAEGPVIAIHHSDEVLARMDEWNTRTHGGSGLTQRVRESKVSMAEAEAQTIAFLEQWVPKGKSPICGNSICQDRRFLYRHMRSLENYFHYRNLDVSTVKELAARWAPDVRDSFKKGSTHLALDDIRESIAELRHYRTHFIKV; this is encoded by the coding sequence ATGCAGAACCCACAGAACCTGATCTGGATCGATCTGGAAATGACCGGCCTGGATCCGGACAGCGACGTCATCATCGAGATGGCCACCATCGTCACCGACAGCGAGCTGAACACGCTGGCCGAAGGGCCGGTGATAGCCATCCACCACAGTGACGAAGTGCTGGCGCGCATGGATGAGTGGAATACCCGCACCCATGGTGGCTCGGGGCTGACCCAGCGTGTACGCGAAAGCAAGGTCAGCATGGCCGAGGCCGAAGCGCAGACCATCGCCTTCCTGGAACAATGGGTTCCCAAAGGCAAGTCGCCAATCTGTGGCAACAGCATCTGCCAGGACCGCCGCTTCCTCTATCGCCATATGCGCAGCCTGGAAAACTACTTCCACTACCGCAACCTTGATGTCTCCACCGTGAAGGAGCTTGCTGCGCGCTGGGCACCGGACGTGCGGGACAGCTTCAAGAAGGGCAGCACCCACTTGGCGCTGGACGATATCCGCGAGTCTATCGCCGAACTGCGCCACTACCGTACGCACTTCATCAAGGTGTGA
- the rsgA gene encoding small ribosomal subunit biogenesis GTPase RsgA: MAKRQLNRRQNWRIEKIQNERAARAAKREQHALQELEGGDLGPEQLGLVIAHFGVQVEVEAQDGEFAGQVFRCHLRANLPALVTGDRVVWRAGNQGIGVIVAQMPRSTELCRPNNHGQLKPVAANVDLIVIVFAPAPEPHPNLIDRYLVAAEHAGIRPLLLLNKADLINDENGPALHALLEVYRDLGYPLLEVSAHHGDGMQRLQQMLDGHISVFVGQSGVGKSSLVNSLLPAADTRVGDLSEWSGQGTHTTTTARLYHFPNGGDLIDSPGIREFGLGHVSRDDVEDGFIEFRDLFGTCRFRDCKHDREPGCALLEALEDGRIKQQRMNSYRSIIASLPEDSY, translated from the coding sequence ATGGCCAAACGCCAACTCAATCGCCGCCAAAACTGGCGTATCGAAAAGATCCAGAACGAACGCGCCGCTCGCGCCGCCAAACGCGAGCAGCATGCGCTGCAGGAGCTGGAAGGTGGCGACCTGGGGCCGGAGCAACTGGGTCTGGTGATCGCTCACTTCGGTGTGCAGGTCGAGGTGGAGGCCCAGGACGGCGAGTTTGCAGGCCAGGTATTCCGCTGCCACCTGCGCGCTAACCTGCCGGCGCTGGTCACCGGTGACCGCGTGGTCTGGCGTGCCGGCAACCAGGGCATTGGCGTAATCGTCGCGCAGATGCCGCGCAGCACCGAGCTGTGCCGGCCCAACAATCACGGTCAGCTCAAGCCGGTTGCCGCCAACGTCGACCTCATCGTGATCGTCTTCGCACCAGCGCCCGAGCCGCACCCGAATCTGATCGACCGTTACCTGGTCGCTGCCGAGCACGCGGGCATCCGCCCACTGCTGCTACTGAACAAAGCCGACCTGATCAACGACGAGAACGGCCCGGCCCTGCATGCCTTGCTCGAGGTATACCGCGACCTAGGCTACCCGTTGCTGGAGGTCTCCGCCCACCATGGTGACGGCATGCAGCGCCTGCAGCAGATGCTGGACGGCCATATCAGCGTGTTCGTCGGGCAGTCGGGTGTGGGCAAGTCATCTCTGGTCAACAGCCTGCTGCCTGCTGCCGACACCCGGGTCGGTGACCTGTCCGAATGGTCGGGCCAAGGCACCCACACCACCACCACCGCGCGCCTTTACCACTTCCCCAATGGCGGCGACCTGATCGACTCGCCAGGCATCCGAGAGTTCGGCCTTGGCCATGTCAGTCGTGATGATGTGGAGGATGGCTTCATCGAGTTCCGCGACCTGTTCGGCACCTGCCGCTTTCGCGATTGCAAGCATGATCGCGAGCCAGGCTGTGCGCTGCTCGAGGCACTGGAAGACGGCCGTATAAAGCAGCAGCGCATGAACAGCTACCGCTCGATCATTGCCAGCCTGCCGGAAGACAGCTACTGA